Proteins co-encoded in one Pseudomonadota bacterium genomic window:
- a CDS encoding 30S ribosomal protein S10 yields the protein MTLPNQKIRIRLKGYDHKILDQSVCEIVNTAKRTGAIIAGPIALPTAINKYCVLRSPHVNKKSREQFEMRTHNRLIDILEPNQQTVDALMKLDLSAGVDVEIKL from the coding sequence ATGACTTTACCGAATCAGAAAATCAGAATACGTCTGAAAGGCTATGATCATAAGATCCTAGATCAGTCAGTCTGTGAGATAGTGAATACGGCCAAGCGGACCGGCGCGATAATCGCGGGTCCCATAGCTTTGCCGACGGCGATCAATAAGTACTGTGTTTTACGATCACCTCATGTCAATAAAAAATCACGGGAACAGTTTGAAATGCGAACTCATAATCGGCTGATTGATATACTCGAGCCAAACCAGCAGACCGTAGATGCTTTGATGAAACTGGATCTGTCTGCCGGAGTCGATGTTGAGATCAAACTCTAA
- a CDS encoding 50S ribosomal protein L3: protein MAEIQEMLATKVGMTQLYNELGELVPVTVLAVGPCTVVQVKTAARDGYSAVQLGLSEKSMARANKPQIGHCQKAGKGVFYHLREVPIKDEGAFQPGDVLTADFFSPGNLVTVTAKSKGKGFAGVMKRWGFAGQPASHGAHKNHRAGGSVGTSAYPGRVVKGKKMPGRLGNQKVTVKNLTVVQVRSDQGLVLVKGGVPGAKNGLVTIKKVS, encoded by the coding sequence ATGGCTGAAATACAGGAAATGTTAGCTACAAAGGTTGGCATGACACAACTCTATAATGAACTTGGAGAGCTCGTGCCGGTAACCGTGTTGGCGGTTGGTCCATGTACGGTCGTGCAGGTTAAGACTGCGGCCCGGGATGGCTACAGCGCCGTGCAGTTGGGGCTTTCGGAGAAATCAATGGCGCGTGCCAATAAACCGCAGATTGGCCATTGTCAGAAAGCCGGCAAAGGCGTCTTTTATCATTTGCGTGAGGTTCCGATTAAGGATGAAGGCGCTTTTCAGCCGGGAGATGTTTTAACGGCTGATTTCTTTAGTCCGGGTAATCTGGTGACGGTCACAGCGAAGAGCAAGGGAAAAGGTTTCGCCGGCGTAATGAAACGCTGGGGATTTGCTGGTCAGCCGGCCTCGCATGGGGCACATAAGAATCACAGGGCCGGGGGGTCCGTAGGCACTTCGGCCTATCCCGGCAGGGTTGTAAAAGGGAAAAAAATGCCAGGACGCCTGGGTAATCAAAAGGTGACCGTGAAAAACCTGACGGTAGTTCAAGTGCGCTCCGATCAGGGGCTGGTACTGGTTAAAGGTGGGGTTCCCGGCGCCAAAAATGGTCTTGTGACCATTAAAAAAGTAAGCTAA